From a region of the Rhipicephalus microplus isolate Deutch F79 chromosome X, USDA_Rmic, whole genome shotgun sequence genome:
- the mRpS24 gene encoding mitochondrial ribosomal protein S24 gives MAVPMSSLCKVFRRLCHPEFLPAPGCVAALHTTTVLEKNRAGRYRVTRNHSKPLTYEMSNPPHQIAHRKAWNSWNTSNLQGGLRRSETLVEDMFIRKFMTGTWHRMFVSEILIKRRANMIFIGGIVQRVVIPRKMYFLIGYTEEILSYILKCPVKLELQSVADRKEMIFKYI, from the exons ATGGCGGTCCCCATGAGCAGCTTGTGCAAG GTGTTCCGGAGGTTATGCCACCCAGAATTTTTGCCAGCACCCGGATGTGTTGCAGCTTTGCACACAACAACAGTTCTGGAGAAGAACCGAGCAGGTCGCTACAGGGTGACACGCAATCACAGCAAGCCGCTTACATATGAAATGTCCAACCCACCGCACCAGATTGCCCACCGCAAGGCGTGGAACTCATGGAATACAA GCAACCTGCAAGGAGGCTTGCGGCGCTCTGAGACCCTTGTAGAAGATATGTTCATTCGCAAATTTATGACTGGCACATGGCACCGTATGTTTGTTTCGGAGATCCTCATCAAGCGTCGAGCGAACATGATCTTCATTGGAGGCATTGTGCAAAGGGTGGTGATTCCGCGCAAGATGTACTTCCTCATTGGCTACACTGAAGAGATCCTCAGCTACATCCTCAAGTGCCCTGTCAAGCTGGAACTACAGTCAGTTGCAGACCGCAAGGAGATGATCTTCAAATACATTTAA